The Gammaproteobacteria bacterium genome includes a window with the following:
- a CDS encoding inorganic pyrophosphatase, translating to MKKYSRSRPHPWHGLPAYVSAPDILNAFIESTPFDLVKYEIDKDSGYLRVDRPHRTSSLPPTLYGFIPATYAGDRVAGLMTGADRGDGDPLDICVMSERPIARAEVLLKARVVGGLPMLDHGEADDKIIAVLERDNIWSEIKEVDELPRMLVDRLRHYFSTYKLLPGEPAQRVKVGAPYGREHALAVLEASIEDYQASFGGDV from the coding sequence ATGAAGAAATATTCCCGGTCCCGGCCACATCCGTGGCACGGGCTGCCGGCATACGTTAGTGCGCCGGATATCCTAAACGCTTTTATCGAGAGCACGCCTTTCGATCTGGTGAAATACGAGATAGACAAGGACAGCGGGTATCTCCGCGTCGATCGTCCGCATCGGACATCGTCATTACCACCAACGCTGTACGGGTTTATTCCAGCCACCTACGCTGGCGACCGGGTTGCTGGCCTGATGACGGGAGCCGACCGCGGTGACGGTGATCCGCTGGATATCTGTGTGATGAGCGAGCGGCCGATTGCCCGTGCCGAAGTGTTGCTCAAGGCGCGCGTGGTCGGTGGCCTGCCGATGCTCGATCATGGTGAAGCCGACGACAAGATTATCGCTGTGCTGGAACGCGACAACATCTGGTCAGAAATAAAGGAAGTCGACGAACTGCCACGCATGCTGGTGGACCGGCTGCGGCACTACTTTTCCACCTACAAACTGCTTCCCGGAGAGCCGGCGCAGCGTGTCAAGGTGGGGGCGCCGTACGGGCGCGAGCATGCGCTTGCCGTCCTTGAGGCATCCATCGAAGACTACCAGGCAAGTTTCGGTGGAGATGTTTGA
- a CDS encoding GNAT family N-acetyltransferase: MVVPGRSVAGRIRGAMLAEAAAMSAAMTPVAEQQIAADFPRQGRDVLLGGMTPEALAANMLCGYRYYLAENADGIVGVIGMRGYSHLYHLFVTRSVQGNGVGRLLWLHARDASLAELQLRQFTVFSSAVAEGFYRQLGFYRTGNPKIKNGVTAIPMRLDVPD; encoded by the coding sequence ATGGTCGTGCCAGGCCGCAGCGTAGCAGGCCGGATTCGTGGCGCAATGCTGGCGGAGGCAGCAGCCATGAGCGCAGCGATGACACCCGTAGCCGAGCAGCAGATCGCCGCGGATTTTCCCCGGCAGGGCAGGGATGTGCTGCTTGGCGGCATGACCCCTGAGGCGCTTGCCGCAAACATGCTGTGCGGATATCGTTATTATCTGGCCGAGAACGCTGACGGCATTGTCGGCGTGATCGGGATGCGTGGTTACAGTCACCTGTACCATCTTTTTGTCACCCGGTCGGTACAGGGCAATGGTGTCGGCCGGTTGCTGTGGCTACATGCGCGTGACGCGAGTCTGGCGGAGCTGCAGCTGCGTCAATTTACGGTTTTTTCATCGGCGGTGGCCGAAGGCTTTTATCGCCAGCTCGGTTTTTACCGAACGGGCAACCCGAAAATCAAGAACGGCGTAACCGCAATACCGATGCGGTTGGACGTGCCGGATTAA
- a CDS encoding FMN-binding negative transcriptional regulator, which translates to MYTPRTFRIDDRERLVGFMRHYSFCTLITVGEAEPVISHVPVLVDVDGSDITLSGHVARANPHGAALAGGSTIAIFHGPHSYISPQWYTDTREVPTWNYTAVHAAGTAEVVTDNAQVSELVDRMADFYESQYGAAWDRQLPDDYRTVQLQHIVCFRLPVTNLTGKFKLGQNRSDADQERMLAGLESGSHPDSRGLAGFIRRLRRHD; encoded by the coding sequence ATGTATACACCGCGGACGTTCCGGATAGACGATCGCGAGCGCCTGGTCGGGTTTATGCGGCACTACAGTTTTTGCACGCTGATCACAGTGGGTGAGGCTGAACCCGTCATCAGCCATGTCCCCGTACTTGTCGATGTCGACGGCAGTGATATCACCCTTAGCGGGCACGTGGCCCGCGCCAACCCGCATGGCGCCGCCCTGGCGGGCGGTTCAACAATCGCGATTTTCCACGGCCCGCACAGCTACATTTCACCGCAGTGGTACACCGATACCCGCGAGGTGCCAACCTGGAACTACACAGCAGTGCATGCAGCCGGCACGGCGGAAGTCGTTACCGACAACGCACAGGTCAGCGAGCTGGTGGATCGAATGGCGGACTTCTACGAATCGCAGTATGGCGCTGCCTGGGACCGGCAGCTGCCTGATGACTACCGCACTGTTCAATTACAACACATCGTTTGTTTCCGGCTACCGGTTACGAACCTGACCGGAAAATTCAAACTCGGACAGAACCGGTCGGACGCCGACCAGGAGCGCATGCTGGCAGGCCTGGAGTCAGGCAGTCATCCAGACAGCCGTGGTCTTGCCGGGTTCATTCGCCGGCTGCGCCGGCACGATTGA
- the pdsR gene encoding proteobacterial dedicated sortase system response regulator — MSRQIAIVEDEPAIRHNYEDAFRRNGYDVRSFADRGTALSAFRQSLPDCVVIDINLGDEIEGGFDLCRDLRAQAPDLPIIFLTARDSELDAISGLRLGADDYLTKDISIPHLMARVAALFRRSEALRRTVADEEVISRGRLALDSDRMTVTWDDHPVALTVTEFWLVHALARYPGHVKSRQQLMDAANVVLDDNTITSHVKRLRRKFRDIDDNFDAIETVYGMGYRWKGEEA, encoded by the coding sequence ATGTCCAGACAGATCGCTATCGTCGAAGACGAGCCTGCAATCCGTCACAACTACGAAGATGCGTTTCGCCGCAACGGCTACGACGTGCGCAGTTTTGCTGACCGCGGTACGGCGCTGTCGGCTTTTCGGCAGTCATTGCCTGACTGCGTCGTGATCGATATCAACCTGGGCGATGAAATCGAGGGCGGCTTTGACCTCTGCCGTGACCTGCGCGCGCAAGCGCCCGATCTGCCTATAATCTTTCTCACCGCCCGTGATAGTGAACTGGACGCCATTTCCGGGCTGCGACTTGGTGCGGATGATTACCTGACCAAAGACATCAGCATTCCTCACCTGATGGCGCGTGTTGCCGCGCTGTTTCGCCGCTCCGAAGCGCTGCGCCGTACGGTCGCCGATGAGGAAGTGATCAGCCGTGGTCGGCTGGCCCTGGACAGCGACCGGATGACTGTCACCTGGGATGACCACCCGGTCGCGCTTACCGTCACTGAGTTCTGGCTCGTTCATGCTCTGGCGCGCTACCCCGGTCATGTAAAAAGCCGCCAGCAACTCATGGATGCCGCCAACGTCGTGCTGGACGACAACACCATCACTTCGCATGTCAAACGCCTGCGGCGCAAGTTCAGGGACATCGATGACAACTTCGACGCCATCGAAACCGTGTACGGAATGGGCTACCGCTGGAAGGGCGAGGAAGCCTGA
- a CDS encoding marine proteobacterial sortase target protein — protein MYRRPRISETFRPGQGRPVTRSMLRRSRGQAMSRFLTMLMLLAAAATLAAQAVSAAESEISAGTLLFRSDGVNIEAPRLETDVDISVNGMIARVNVHQSFRNDGVDFVEGVYVFPLPDDAAVDTLQLRIGERVIVGEIREKAEARKTYERAKESGQRASLVEQDRPNLFTTTVANIGPGETVEVRIGYLQTLRYVQGAFSLRFPMTVTPRYTPEQPEPLLAAVGAAPHACCVPFVSHSGPAVFHPPGQGNSASISVTIDAGFQLARLESLYHDFNTRQSGTTYILTPDKDRVAMNRDLELVWQPALGADPQVAVFTETWKGEDFALIMMMPPAEDAVVASMPREIIYVIDTSGSMGGSSIRQARAALEYAIDRLAPQDRFNVVRFSGSARQLYRYAVPADPSHKQHAIGFVRSLDADGGTNIDKALKLALDEQADITATADGYLRQVVFITDGSVSNEQMLFGGISRELGNTRLFTVGIGSAPNDWFMRKAAEFGRGTFTQIGADHMIEERMDMLLARLERPVLYDIKIEAPAGSEVWPQRIRDLYAGEPVMVRAKLSSLQGEFTVRGKQQHVPWQRKLSLGSKDDAAGVAALWGRGRIEALMDSVVTGADPDQVRAGVVQLALKYHLVSRYTSLVAVDRTPVRAPGTLMNRAVVPANAPAGSTMTGYPAGATPAALFALLGLFSLLLSGAGLLAGRRQ, from the coding sequence ATGTACAGGCGTCCGCGCATCAGCGAAACATTCAGGCCCGGGCAGGGCCGTCCTGTCACCAGAAGCATGCTGCGCCGCTCGCGTGGCCAGGCCATGAGCCGTTTCCTCACCATGCTGATGTTGCTGGCTGCAGCGGCCACGCTGGCCGCGCAGGCGGTGAGTGCTGCAGAGAGTGAGATCAGCGCTGGCACGCTTTTGTTCCGTTCGGATGGCGTCAACATCGAGGCGCCGCGCCTGGAAACGGATGTCGATATCAGCGTCAATGGCATGATCGCGCGCGTCAACGTGCACCAGAGCTTTCGCAACGACGGGGTTGATTTTGTCGAAGGCGTCTATGTTTTTCCGTTGCCGGATGACGCCGCTGTCGACACGTTGCAGCTACGCATTGGAGAGCGGGTTATCGTTGGCGAAATCCGCGAAAAAGCGGAAGCGCGCAAGACCTATGAGCGGGCAAAAGAATCAGGTCAGCGCGCCAGCCTGGTCGAGCAGGACAGACCGAATCTTTTTACCACGACTGTAGCCAACATCGGCCCGGGTGAAACTGTCGAAGTCCGGATCGGGTACCTGCAGACTTTGCGTTACGTACAGGGCGCGTTCAGCCTGCGTTTTCCCATGACGGTCACGCCGCGCTACACACCGGAACAGCCGGAGCCCCTTCTCGCTGCTGTCGGTGCAGCGCCGCATGCATGCTGCGTGCCCTTCGTATCGCATTCGGGTCCCGCCGTCTTTCACCCGCCCGGGCAGGGCAACAGCGCCAGCATCAGCGTAACCATCGATGCCGGGTTTCAGTTGGCCCGGCTGGAAAGCCTGTACCACGACTTCAATACCCGGCAGTCGGGAACGACTTACATACTGACGCCTGACAAGGACCGCGTCGCCATGAACCGCGACCTGGAGCTGGTGTGGCAGCCGGCGCTGGGCGCCGATCCACAGGTGGCTGTGTTTACCGAGACCTGGAAGGGTGAGGATTTTGCGTTGATCATGATGATGCCGCCGGCAGAGGATGCCGTTGTCGCATCCATGCCGCGGGAGATCATCTATGTCATCGACACCTCGGGCTCGATGGGCGGCAGCTCGATTCGCCAGGCCCGGGCTGCGCTCGAGTACGCTATCGACCGGCTCGCGCCGCAAGACCGATTCAACGTAGTGCGTTTTTCCGGCAGCGCCCGTCAGTTGTATCGCTATGCCGTGCCTGCAGACCCGTCACACAAGCAGCACGCAATCGGCTTCGTACGCAGCCTTGATGCCGACGGCGGCACCAACATCGACAAGGCGCTGAAACTGGCGCTGGACGAACAGGCAGATATCACCGCGACGGCCGATGGCTATCTGCGTCAGGTTGTCTTTATTACTGATGGCAGCGTCAGTAATGAACAGATGTTGTTTGGCGGGATCAGCAGGGAACTGGGTAATACGCGCCTGTTCACGGTTGGCATAGGCTCAGCACCCAATGACTGGTTCATGCGTAAAGCAGCCGAGTTCGGTCGCGGAACATTCACTCAAATTGGCGCGGACCACATGATCGAGGAGCGCATGGACATGCTGCTGGCGCGACTGGAACGGCCGGTGCTGTATGACATCAAAATCGAGGCGCCCGCCGGCAGCGAGGTATGGCCGCAGCGGATACGCGACCTGTATGCCGGTGAGCCGGTCATGGTGCGGGCAAAGCTCAGTTCTTTGCAGGGTGAATTCACCGTGCGCGGCAAGCAGCAGCATGTGCCCTGGCAAAGAAAATTGTCGCTCGGCAGCAAAGACGATGCTGCCGGCGTTGCGGCTTTGTGGGGTCGTGGCCGGATCGAAGCGCTGATGGATAGCGTCGTTACCGGCGCCGATCCCGACCAGGTGCGCGCCGGCGTAGTGCAGCTTGCTCTCAAGTATCACCTGGTCAGTCGTTACACCAGCCTGGTCGCTGTCGACCGGACTCCGGTACGCGCACCGGGAACGCTGATGAACCGTGCCGTTGTGCCTGCCAATGCGCCGGCCGGCTCGACGATGACCGGCTATCCGGCTGGGGCCACACCCGCAGCCCTGTTTGCCCTGCTGGGCCTGTTTTCGCTGCTACTGTCCGGCGCCGGGTTGCTGGCGGGCCGCCGGCAGTGA
- a CDS encoding DM13 domain-containing protein → MKKILLALALVIVAAAGWFFASPLFIDDVVDEAPIAVAAVPTREQVRKMPPEQRTVVMNELMASSAAKPDTVMDEPMNMAMAETPLVVALGNFTDADAIHRGSGKASMYRLPDGSHVLRFEDFAVTNGPALVVLMSSVAEVSSAEDVKAGRYIKLGKLKGNKGNQNYTIPASIDPSHYRSVVIWCDLFDVVFSPATLNAT, encoded by the coding sequence TCGCCCTTGTTTATTGATGATGTAGTTGACGAGGCGCCGATAGCAGTGGCCGCTGTTCCCACCAGGGAACAGGTTCGAAAAATGCCTCCGGAGCAACGCACCGTCGTCATGAACGAGTTGATGGCCAGCTCCGCTGCAAAGCCCGATACGGTGATGGATGAACCAATGAATATGGCCATGGCCGAAACGCCATTGGTGGTTGCACTTGGCAACTTCACTGATGCCGATGCCATCCACCGCGGCTCGGGTAAGGCCAGCATGTACCGGTTGCCGGATGGCAGCCATGTTTTGCGATTCGAGGACTTTGCAGTAACCAATGGGCCGGCGCTGGTGGTGCTGATGAGTTCGGTAGCCGAAGTTTCCAGCGCCGAAGACGTCAAAGCCGGTCGCTATATCAAGCTGGGTAAGCTGAAGGGTAACAAGGGCAACCAGAATTACACGATTCCGGCCAGTATCGATCCCTCACATTATCGCAGCGTGGTGATCTGGTGTGACCTGTTCGATGTCGTATTTTCACCAGCGACCCTCAACGCTACGTGA
- a CDS encoding PH domain-containing protein, translating to MARRFETRRDSWLMAIIYSSVFLLLMTAWSGFAWRNMHWSAVVLTAIGLGCALLLLWVRFGTYYVIADRVLHIYHGPYRWRIPLDQIEHVAPTRSCFSSPALSMERVKITYGGGKTVMISPERQQEFLLAVSAETRTG from the coding sequence ATGGCGCGCCGTTTCGAAACCAGGCGCGATAGCTGGCTGATGGCAATAATCTACAGCAGCGTTTTTCTGCTCCTGATGACGGCGTGGTCGGGTTTCGCCTGGCGCAACATGCACTGGTCTGCGGTGGTGTTGACAGCAATCGGGCTGGGTTGCGCTTTGCTGTTGCTGTGGGTGCGGTTTGGTACGTACTACGTCATAGCAGACCGCGTGCTCCATATTTATCATGGACCCTACCGCTGGCGCATACCGCTGGACCAGATCGAGCACGTTGCGCCAACCCGATCCTGTTTTTCATCGCCAGCGCTGTCGATGGAGCGCGTAAAAATTACTTATGGCGGCGGCAAGACGGTGATGATTTCACCCGAGCGCCAGCAGGAGTTCCTGCTGGCCGTTTCCGCGGAAACGCGGACAGGTTGA
- a CDS encoding aspartate aminotransferase family protein — MAGYFDAENLEVLGQALARLQQGFAGLPAAQPETLDERGREALLAAADRLTDNYPYFHPLYVGQMLKPPHPVARLAYALTMYINPNNHALDGGRASSQMEKEVVADIGAMFGWEQCLGHLTSGGTMANFEALWIGRELRPGTAVAASAQSHYTHPRLSAVLGVPFVEIAVDAQGRMDPADLQQKLGRGDIGTVVATLGTTAAGAVDPLSVIADLCRQHDVQLHVDTAYGGYYRLCDNLGSSAAEAYEAIGRADSIVVDPHKHGLQPYGCGCVLFRDPAAGRFYQHDSPYTYFSSDDLHLGEISLECSRAGAAAVALWTTMQALPAVPGGEFARSLQTCREAALQLHAGLLERNYCKPLFAPELDIVVWAVPADTASESSRRAQEIFSAAANHDLHLAVAGFPRAMCEAAGAVQEWDQESLTCLRACVMKPEHHDWVGQILQRLDLVAKQLELT; from the coding sequence GTGGCCGGCTACTTCGACGCTGAAAATCTCGAGGTGCTGGGGCAGGCCCTGGCGCGGCTGCAGCAGGGCTTTGCCGGATTGCCGGCAGCACAACCAGAAACGCTGGACGAGCGTGGTCGGGAGGCATTGCTTGCTGCCGCCGACCGGCTGACCGACAACTACCCATACTTTCACCCGCTGTACGTCGGGCAAATGCTCAAGCCACCGCACCCGGTGGCACGGCTGGCCTATGCCCTGACGATGTACATCAACCCGAATAACCACGCGCTCGACGGCGGCCGCGCCAGTTCGCAGATGGAAAAGGAAGTGGTTGCCGACATCGGCGCAATGTTTGGCTGGGAGCAGTGTCTGGGTCACCTGACCAGTGGCGGAACCATGGCCAATTTTGAAGCGTTGTGGATCGGCCGAGAGTTGCGGCCCGGAACCGCGGTAGCAGCCTCGGCGCAGTCGCACTATACGCATCCACGTCTGTCTGCGGTTCTTGGCGTACCGTTTGTCGAAATTGCGGTCGATGCGCAGGGCCGTATGGATCCGGCAGATTTGCAGCAGAAACTGGGCCGCGGTGACATAGGAACAGTTGTTGCGACCCTTGGCACGACGGCCGCCGGCGCTGTCGATCCGCTGAGCGTCATCGCTGACCTTTGCCGGCAACACGACGTTCAGCTGCACGTGGACACCGCCTACGGCGGCTATTACCGGCTGTGTGACAACCTGGGGTCGTCTGCCGCCGAAGCGTACGAGGCAATCGGCCGCGCCGATTCCATTGTTGTCGATCCGCACAAACATGGGCTGCAACCGTATGGTTGTGGCTGCGTGCTGTTTCGCGATCCCGCGGCAGGACGTTTTTACCAACACGATTCGCCGTACACTTATTTTTCTTCCGACGATCTCCATCTCGGGGAGATTTCGCTGGAATGCTCGCGGGCTGGAGCTGCGGCGGTGGCACTGTGGACTACCATGCAGGCACTGCCAGCCGTGCCAGGGGGTGAGTTTGCCCGCTCGTTGCAGACCTGCCGCGAGGCGGCGTTGCAGTTGCATGCGGGGCTGCTCGAGCGCAACTACTGCAAGCCGTTGTTTGCTCCGGAGCTCGACATCGTCGTGTGGGCGGTGCCGGCTGACACCGCAAGTGAGTCGTCCCGCCGGGCACAGGAGATATTCTCCGCGGCAGCAAATCATGATTTGCACCTGGCGGTTGCCGGGTTCCCCCGCGCTATGTGCGAAGCGGCCGGCGCGGTGCAGGAGTGGGACCAGGAATCGCTCACCTGCCTGCGAGCTTGCGTGATGAAGCCCGAACATCATGACTGGGTCGGGCAGATTCTGCAGCGACTCGACCTGGTCGCCAAACAACTGGAGCTGACATGA
- a CDS encoding cupin domain-containing protein, translating into MKHHFPKLIRRLKAYEGGRFDAYQLDADGCRIFFASYPAGTEIEQHTHETENVGVITAGELILITADGENRYRTGDWYHLEANQPHAARFEQQTSEVEFWFADDD; encoded by the coding sequence ATGAAACACCACTTTCCAAAGCTCATACGCCGATTGAAAGCCTACGAAGGCGGGCGCTTCGATGCCTATCAACTCGACGCCGATGGCTGCAGGATTTTTTTTGCCTCGTATCCGGCGGGCACCGAGATCGAGCAACACACTCATGAGACTGAGAATGTCGGCGTCATTACGGCGGGAGAGTTGATTCTGATCACGGCCGACGGTGAGAATCGTTACCGCACGGGCGACTGGTACCACCTCGAAGCCAATCAACCGCATGCTGCGCGTTTCGAGCAGCAGACTTCGGAAGTCGAGTTCTGGTTCGCTGATGATGACTAA
- a CDS encoding DUF1761 domain-containing protein, with the protein MPDINYFAVVAAAVSSFMLGGLWYSKLLFEKVWTREAGVDPQKGHAPTVFGVSFVFSLLAALAFAWWLGPKPELLDAVHHGLFIGTAFVATSFGINYQFAQNSMKMWAIDAGYHILQFGLFGLVLGLWH; encoded by the coding sequence ATGCCGGACATTAATTATTTCGCAGTTGTCGCTGCCGCGGTGTCGAGTTTCATGCTCGGCGGCTTGTGGTACTCGAAGTTGCTGTTCGAGAAGGTCTGGACCCGCGAGGCCGGTGTCGACCCGCAAAAGGGCCACGCCCCAACGGTTTTTGGCGTGAGTTTCGTGTTTTCGCTGCTGGCCGCGCTGGCTTTTGCCTGGTGGCTGGGGCCAAAACCTGAACTGCTGGATGCCGTTCACCATGGCCTGTTCATCGGTACTGCCTTTGTGGCGACCAGTTTTGGTATCAATTACCAGTTTGCCCAGAACAGCATGAAAATGTGGGCTATCGACGCCGGGTACCACATCCTTCAGTTCGGTCTGTTTGGACTTGTTCTCGGTCTGTGGCATTAG
- a CDS encoding DNA starvation/stationary phase protection protein, which yields MSTEQTANTLAKLLADSYSIYLKTHNYHWNVTGPMFTTLHNLFEIEYTELALAVDEIAERIRTLGAPAPGSYTAFAGLTSIPEENGSPDAIAMIKNLVADQATIAATARSVIEVAEAAGDQATVDLATRRLDVHEKNAWMLRSHLE from the coding sequence ATGAGCACTGAACAGACAGCCAACACGCTGGCAAAACTTTTGGCCGATAGTTACTCGATATACCTGAAGACCCACAACTATCACTGGAACGTAACAGGCCCGATGTTCACAACGTTGCACAACCTGTTCGAAATCGAATACACCGAGCTGGCGCTGGCAGTTGATGAGATTGCCGAGCGCATTCGCACGCTTGGCGCACCGGCCCCGGGCAGCTACACGGCGTTTGCCGGGCTCACCAGTATCCCCGAGGAAAACGGCAGCCCCGATGCCATAGCAATGATCAAAAACCTGGTGGCCGACCAGGCAACCATTGCCGCCACCGCCCGCTCGGTCATCGAGGTTGCAGAGGCAGCTGGCGACCAGGCGACGGTGGACCTGGCGACCCGGCGGCTGGATGTGCACGAAAAGAACGCCTGGATGTTACGCAGCCATCTCGAATAA